A single Halarcobacter anaerophilus DNA region contains:
- the trpC gene encoding indole-3-glycerol phosphate synthase TrpC, protein MILDEINKITREDVEKRKKDYPMEWLGRSLSINPFPPRDVKPYLTSTKEEPIRIIAEVKKASPSKGVIKEDFDPLLIAQEYSKNGANAISVLTEPHYFLGDKEYLTQIRRYVPTPLLRKDFILDKYQIVEALVYGADFILLIAKSLSTKGLKELYDYALHLGLEVLVEIHDKEDLKKAMKCGANIIGINHRNLETFEMDMTLCDQLIPMIPNGKIIVAESGVSNVETIKRLSSIGADAFLIGEHFMRVPSIEEELKKFKSALN, encoded by the coding sequence GTGATTTTAGATGAAATAAACAAAATAACAAGAGAAGATGTAGAAAAAAGAAAAAAAGATTACCCGATGGAATGGTTGGGAAGAAGTTTAAGTATTAATCCTTTTCCTCCAAGAGACGTAAAACCTTATTTGACTTCTACAAAAGAAGAGCCTATTAGAATTATTGCGGAAGTTAAAAAAGCAAGTCCAAGCAAAGGGGTGATAAAAGAAGATTTTGATCCTTTGTTAATAGCTCAAGAGTATTCAAAAAACGGAGCAAATGCAATTTCCGTTTTAACTGAACCTCATTACTTTTTGGGAGATAAAGAGTATCTTACTCAAATTAGAAGATATGTTCCAACCCCTTTGCTTAGAAAAGATTTCATTTTAGATAAATATCAAATTGTCGAAGCCTTAGTTTACGGTGCAGATTTTATTTTGCTTATTGCAAAAAGTTTAAGTACAAAAGGGCTAAAAGAACTTTATGATTATGCTTTGCATTTAGGGCTTGAAGTTTTAGTTGAAATTCACGATAAAGAAGATTTGAAAAAAGCTATGAAATGCGGAGCAAATATAATAGGCATAAATCATAGAAATTTGGAAACTTTTGAAATGGATATGACTTTATGCGACCAATTGATTCCAATGATTCCAAACGGGAAAATAATAGTTGCCGAAAGCGGAGTTTCAAATGTGGAAACAATTAAAAGATTGAGTTCAATAGGAGCAGATGCTTTTTTAATAGGTGAACATTTTATGAGAGTTCCCTCAATAGAAGAAGAACTTAAAAAATTCAAAAGTGCTTTAAACTAA
- a CDS encoding tetratricopeptide repeat protein: protein MNEPQKSNLINPDFKYKTFAQEDRYVMYALEYLREGNKEEAADLFEKLYENTFNNEYLLEYSRLSFALKRYDDLIEIIEKNREKITNSEDNILKIYILALVQKSEFEKAEKEIKNLLKIEENDSIYELLGSVYIRKGEYNKAKELFGKIYERTSSISSLLSLTDIMYRYTNQRAEAINLLESYITIRGCDNIICSRLLELYQNENNIDGVISILKRTYITFKDKGNAQALEKIYKLLMFYLEKKDVKEAISFLEESGANDEKLLSLYKATQEYKKAYTLANKLYEKSSNIDYLAQIAIIEFEMAKDKRKVLKGVIKKFEYVLTVLDSHVYQNYLGYLLIDYDIDVKKGLYFVKKALEKAPNNLAYIDSLAWGQYKLKDCENAYINMKKVIDATGLNDDEIRLHWEKIKECNK from the coding sequence TTGAATGAACCGCAAAAAAGTAATTTAATAAATCCTGATTTCAAGTATAAAACTTTTGCCCAAGAAGATAGATATGTTATGTATGCCTTAGAGTATTTAAGAGAAGGTAACAAAGAAGAGGCAGCTGATCTTTTTGAAAAACTTTATGAAAATACCTTTAATAATGAGTATCTTTTGGAGTATTCAAGATTAAGTTTTGCTCTTAAAAGATATGATGATTTAATAGAGATAATAGAAAAAAACAGAGAAAAAATCACTAATTCGGAAGATAATATATTAAAAATTTATATTTTGGCATTAGTTCAAAAAAGTGAGTTTGAAAAAGCGGAAAAAGAGATAAAAAATCTTCTAAAAATAGAAGAAAATGATTCAATTTACGAACTTTTAGGAAGTGTTTATATTAGAAAAGGCGAGTATAACAAAGCAAAAGAACTTTTCGGAAAAATTTATGAAAGAACTTCCTCTATCAGCTCTTTACTTAGTTTAACAGACATAATGTACAGATATACGAATCAAAGAGCAGAAGCAATAAATCTCTTAGAATCTTATATTACAATAAGAGGGTGTGATAATATTATATGTTCACGGCTTTTGGAACTTTATCAAAATGAGAATAATATTGACGGAGTAATTTCAATATTAAAAAGAACATATATTACTTTTAAAGATAAAGGAAATGCTCAAGCTTTAGAAAAAATCTATAAACTTTTGATGTTTTATTTAGAGAAAAAAGACGTAAAAGAGGCAATATCTTTTTTAGAAGAGAGCGGAGCAAACGATGAAAAACTTTTGTCTTTGTATAAAGCTACACAAGAGTATAAAAAAGCTTATACTTTAGCAAATAAACTTTATGAAAAGAGTTCAAATATTGATTATTTGGCTCAAATTGCAATAATAGAGTTTGAAATGGCAAAAGATAAGAGGAAAGTTCTAAAAGGCGTTATCAAAAAATTTGAATATGTTTTAACCGTACTTGACAGCCATGTTTATCAAAACTATTTGGGATATTTGTTAATAGATTACGATATTGATGTAAAAAAAGGTCTCTATTTTGTGAAAAAAGCTTTGGAAAAAGCTCCTAATAATTTGGCATATATCGACTCTTTGGCTTGGGGGCAATATAAATTAAAAGATTGTGAAAATGCCTATATAAATATGAAAAAAGTGATTGATGCAACGGGATTAAATGATGATGAAATAAGACTTCACTGGGAAAAAATTAAGGAGTGCAATAAGTGA
- a CDS encoding YkgJ family cysteine cluster protein → MNIVKKEGFDFAFNPKGCETCEGNCCIGESGNIWISKEEMKNLSEYLNISLDELRVKYLEKRGYKYSIKEIKLAEDNYACFFFDLKKKQCSIYDVRPIQCRTFPFWEYFKTRKDEVKEECPAIVEL, encoded by the coding sequence ATGAATATTGTAAAAAAAGAGGGTTTTGATTTTGCTTTTAATCCAAAAGGGTGTGAAACCTGTGAAGGTAATTGCTGTATAGGCGAAAGCGGAAATATCTGGATAAGTAAAGAGGAAATGAAAAACTTAAGTGAATATTTAAATATCTCTTTAGATGAATTAAGAGTTAAATATTTAGAAAAAAGAGGTTATAAATATAGTATAAAAGAGATAAAACTTGCAGAAGATAATTATGCGTGTTTTTTCTTTGATTTAAAGAAAAAACAGTGTTCTATTTATGATGTAAGACCGATACAATGCAGAACATTTCCGTTCTGGGAATATTTTAAAACAAGAAAAGATGAGGTGAAAGAAGAGTGCCCGGCTATAGTAGAATTGTAA
- a CDS encoding tRNA1(Val) (adenine(37)-N6)-methyltransferase, giving the protein MVLYQPSNGYCYNSDTHFLYSFIVENLKKFKNIKGQLLDIGSGSGILGLLLARDYEKITLNQCEIQTLFQDFSLKNAKCNGIDTTMYKGSFLNLNFDKEFDICVSNPPFYHTNVIKSENENLKIARYNDSLPLEKFIKKVSKVLKTDGKFFFCYDVKQLKDIIKLLEEAKLNIEALQFVHPKQSKDATLVLIYARKNSKSLLRVLEPLVVFENDDFSKKVKKIYEMSSTHSIKVEI; this is encoded by the coding sequence TTGGTTCTATATCAGCCTAGCAACGGATATTGTTATAATAGCGACACCCATTTTTTATATAGTTTTATAGTAGAAAATTTAAAGAAATTTAAAAATATAAAAGGGCAGTTGTTAGATATCGGCAGCGGCAGTGGTATTTTAGGATTGCTTTTAGCAAGGGATTATGAAAAGATAACTCTTAATCAGTGTGAAATTCAGACTCTGTTCCAAGATTTTTCTTTGAAAAATGCAAAATGTAACGGCATTGATACAACTATGTATAAAGGCTCTTTTTTGAATTTGAATTTTGATAAAGAGTTTGATATTTGTGTATCAAATCCTCCTTTTTATCATACAAATGTAATAAAAAGTGAAAATGAGAATTTAAAAATTGCAAGGTATAATGATAGTTTACCTTTGGAAAAGTTTATAAAAAAAGTTTCAAAAGTTTTAAAAACCGACGGTAAATTCTTTTTCTGCTATGATGTAAAACAGTTAAAAGATATAATAAAACTTTTAGAAGAGGCAAAATTAAATATTGAAGCTTTACAGTTTGTTCATCCTAAGCAGAGTAAAGATGCCACATTGGTTTTAATATATGCAAGAAAAAATTCTAAATCACTTTTAAGGGTATTAGAACCTTTAGTAGTTTTTGAAAATGATGATTTTTCAAAAAAAGTTAAAAAAATTTATGAAATGAGTTCAACTCACAGTATAAAAGTAGAAATATGA
- a CDS encoding 4Fe-4S binding protein has product MSILKAPENVPVWVDETRCKACDLCVSVCPAGVLAMRPEASSILGAMLEIENPQSCIGCCDCELSCPDFAIHVADKKEFKFSKLTDEARQRAIDIKNNNYKVLKV; this is encoded by the coding sequence ATGTCAATACTAAAAGCTCCTGAAAATGTTCCTGTTTGGGTAGATGAAACAAGATGCAAAGCCTGTGACTTATGTGTATCTGTTTGTCCTGCCGGAGTTCTTGCCATGAGACCCGAAGCCTCTTCAATACTTGGGGCTATGTTGGAGATTGAAAATCCCCAATCATGTATCGGATGCTGTGATTGTGAGTTATCATGTCCTGATTTTGCTATTCATGTTGCAGATAAAAAAGAGTTTAAATTCTCAAAACTTACAGATGAGGCAAGACAAAGGGCAATAGATATTAAAAATAATAATTATAAAGTACTTAAAGTATAA
- a CDS encoding 2-oxoglutarate synthase subunit alpha, with protein MAREVISTGNELAAQAAVDAGCEFFGGYPITPSSEIMHKLSDLLPKAGGVAIQMEDEIAGICSALGAAMSGKRAMTATSGPGISLKAENIGLGYIAEVPLVIIDVMRGGPSTGLPTRVQQGDINQVKNPTHGDFKSITLCASSLQECYTQTVRAFNLADRFMQPVFVLLDETIGHMSGKAVIPDIEEIKKNIRLRRVFKGEPKEYKPYKVPKDEPAILNPMFQGYRYHFTGLHHDYSGHPTEDAKMCEDLIQRLFNKVDAHLDEIESYEEYLLEDAEIMIIAYGSLALSAKEAINRLRKEEIKVGMFRPITLWPSPEKKIEELCDKFEKILVAELNMGQYINEIQRISGRKDFTTMFRANGRPIAPLEIMEKIKGM; from the coding sequence ATGGCTAGAGAAGTAATTTCAACGGGAAATGAATTGGCAGCACAAGCAGCAGTTGATGCAGGATGTGAATTCTTTGGAGGATATCCCATTACTCCCTCAAGTGAAATAATGCATAAACTCTCGGATTTACTTCCCAAAGCAGGAGGTGTTGCAATTCAGATGGAAGATGAAATTGCGGGTATCTGTTCAGCTTTAGGTGCAGCTATGTCAGGTAAAAGAGCAATGACTGCAACTTCGGGTCCAGGAATCTCTTTAAAAGCGGAAAATATAGGTTTAGGATATATTGCGGAAGTTCCTTTAGTAATAATTGACGTAATGAGAGGCGGTCCCTCAACGGGTCTTCCCACAAGAGTACAGCAGGGAGATATAAATCAAGTAAAAAATCCCACACACGGAGATTTTAAATCAATAACTCTTTGTGCCTCTTCACTTCAAGAGTGTTATACCCAGACAGTAAGAGCTTTTAATCTTGCAGATAGATTTATGCAACCTGTATTTGTTCTTTTAGACGAAACAATAGGTCATATGTCAGGCAAAGCCGTAATTCCCGACATAGAAGAGATAAAAAAGAATATAAGATTAAGAAGAGTTTTTAAAGGAGAGCCAAAAGAGTACAAACCCTATAAAGTACCTAAAGATGAACCGGCTATCCTAAATCCGATGTTTCAAGGGTATAGATACCATTTTACAGGTTTACATCATGATTACAGCGGTCATCCTACAGAAGATGCAAAAATGTGCGAAGATTTAATACAAAGACTTTTTAATAAAGTTGATGCACATTTAGATGAAATAGAATCGTATGAAGAGTATTTGCTAGAAGATGCCGAAATTATGATTATAGCCTACGGTTCTCTTGCTTTATCTGCAAAAGAGGCAATAAACAGATTAAGAAAAGAAGAAATAAAAGTCGGAATGTTTAGACCTATTACCTTGTGGCCAAGCCCTGAAAAAAAGATTGAAGAGTTATGTGACAAATTTGAAAAAATCTTAGTTGCCGAACTTAATATGGGACAATATATAAACGAAATTCAACGAATCAGCGGAAGAAAAGATTTTACAACAATGTTTAGAGCAAACGGTAGACCAATAGCTCCGCTTGAAATAATGGAAAAAATAAAAGGAATGTAA
- a CDS encoding 2-oxoglutarate ferredoxin oxidoreductase subunit beta: MAFDYDEYLRVNKMPTLWCWGCGDGVILKAVIRTIDKLGWNMDDVCVVSGIGCSGRFSSYMNCNTIHTTHGRAVAYATGVKLANPDKKVICVTGDGDGLAIGGNHTIHGCRRNIDINHIVINNFIYGLTNSQTSPTTPQGMWTVTMKKGNIDPTFDACNLAIAAGASFVGRESVVDPKKLEKLFIKGFEHKGYSFFDIFSNCHINLGRKNKMNSARSHLDWIDSITLSKSKYDKMEEEEKKGLFPTGVLKQDNEAKEYTQMYEKVKQAHQNNTTVEF; encoded by the coding sequence ATGGCATTTGATTATGATGAATATTTAAGAGTAAACAAAATGCCTACACTTTGGTGTTGGGGCTGCGGAGACGGAGTTATTTTAAAAGCGGTAATCAGAACTATTGATAAACTAGGATGGAATATGGATGATGTTTGCGTGGTGTCAGGAATCGGCTGTTCCGGTAGATTTTCATCTTATATGAACTGCAATACAATACACACCACTCACGGTCGGGCAGTTGCTTATGCAACAGGAGTAAAACTTGCCAATCCCGATAAAAAAGTTATTTGCGTAACAGGGGACGGTGACGGTTTGGCAATAGGAGGAAATCATACTATTCACGGATGCAGAAGAAATATTGACATAAACCATATCGTTATCAACAATTTTATATATGGTTTAACCAATTCTCAAACAAGCCCTACCACACCTCAAGGAATGTGGACGGTAACGATGAAAAAAGGAAATATTGACCCTACTTTTGATGCCTGTAATTTGGCAATAGCGGCAGGTGCCTCTTTTGTAGGAAGAGAATCTGTAGTTGATCCTAAAAAACTGGAAAAACTATTTATAAAAGGCTTTGAACATAAAGGTTACTCTTTCTTTGATATTTTTTCAAACTGCCATATAAATCTGGGAAGAAAAAATAAAATGAACTCTGCACGCTCACATTTGGATTGGATAGATTCAATTACTCTTTCAAAATCTAAATATGACAAAATGGAAGAGGAAGAAAAAAAAGGACTTTTTCCTACTGGAGTTTTAAAACAAGATAACGAAGCAAAAGAGTATACGCAAATGTATGAGAAAGTAAAACAGGCACATCAAAATAATACAACAGTAGAATTTTAG
- a CDS encoding 2-oxoacid:acceptor oxidoreductase family protein, with product MARTLMRFTGVGGQGVLLAGEIFAAAKIKNGGYGLKTATYTSQVRGGPTVVDITLDDEPILYPYANDGEIDFMLSVAQISYDQFKKGIKKGGIIVIEPNLVTPTKEDREKWEIYEIPIITIAKEEVGNVITQSVLALSIANYMTKESVKNDILRETMLSKVPKKVHDINNKAFDLGIDYAKAVYDKALNSNTK from the coding sequence ATGGCTAGAACTTTAATGAGATTTACGGGTGTGGGAGGACAAGGTGTACTTCTTGCAGGAGAGATATTCGCAGCAGCAAAAATAAAAAACGGTGGATATGGATTAAAAACGGCAACCTATACTTCTCAAGTAAGAGGAGGTCCGACTGTTGTTGATATTACTTTAGATGATGAACCTATTTTATACCCATACGCAAATGACGGAGAAATTGATTTTATGTTATCAGTTGCACAAATCTCTTATGACCAATTTAAAAAAGGTATAAAAAAAGGGGGGATAATAGTAATTGAGCCCAATTTAGTCACTCCTACAAAAGAAGATAGAGAAAAATGGGAAATATACGAAATTCCTATTATTACAATAGCAAAAGAAGAAGTAGGAAATGTTATTACCCAATCGGTACTTGCCCTTTCTATCGCAAATTATATGACAAAGGAGAGTGTAAAAAATGATATATTAAGAGAAACAATGCTTAGTAAAGTTCCTAAAAAAGTTCATGATATAAATAACAAAGCCTTTGATCTGGGAATTGATTATGCAAAAGCGGTATATGATAAAGCTTTAAATTCTAATACAAAATAA
- a CDS encoding sensor histidine kinase produces MSEFKIRDISFYNFLFLIFGLILISGILYLSLKKIKDLNDKISIVTTTQNSFLEMKVNSESLLQTTNFENRKNRWKNSIEKFDNDLKKLKTQRKESLLEIWNMAKERIKRINNLLDKEVLTVIYMDRKPLLVLENELFIKKDTKLYITISSLTKEIKSLIQDEIMMFQEFKKTYKLEKEDIDEQIYNTVYITTSLIIFILFTLIGLISIFTSKISKIEKKLINTQNRLNENLLKIKDSKILLQNIIDSIPAAIFWKDTKNRYLGVNKYILNNAGFKKQEEMIGKTDHEMPWKDEEAEVFIADDKAIIESGEAKLQIEEELTQKNGTTIEVITSKVPLKNSKNEIIGILGIFMDITEKKEMEKMLTQKNQMLTQQSKMAALGEMLENIAHQWKQPLSLILSTTTGIKLKKEFNQLDDDFLFESIENIINSVEHMNQTMNDFRYYFQVDKAPRYFNFEKVVDKALLLVQSKLKNHSIEVIKNISAKDIYGLENEFIQVLMNILSNSIYILEKEESEDRFIFIESKELKEPSKYIEIKIYDNAGGIQKEIIDKVFDAHFTTKGEEGTGIGLYMSEQIICNHMKGLIKVSNKEFTYKNIECKGAEFTITIPSEKYN; encoded by the coding sequence ATGAGCGAATTCAAAATACGAGATATATCTTTTTATAACTTTCTATTTCTAATATTCGGACTAATATTAATCAGCGGAATTTTATATCTCTCCTTAAAAAAAATAAAAGATTTAAATGACAAAATCTCAATAGTAACTACCACTCAAAACTCTTTTCTTGAAATGAAAGTAAATAGTGAAAGTCTTCTTCAAACAACAAATTTTGAAAATAGAAAAAATAGATGGAAAAATAGCATAGAAAAATTTGATAATGATTTAAAAAAACTAAAAACTCAAAGAAAAGAGTCTCTTTTAGAAATATGGAATATGGCAAAAGAGAGAATAAAAAGAATAAACAATCTACTTGACAAAGAGGTTTTAACAGTTATATATATGGATAGAAAGCCCTTATTAGTTTTGGAAAATGAACTTTTCATCAAAAAAGATACAAAGCTATATATAACAATATCTTCTTTAACAAAAGAGATAAAAAGTCTTATTCAAGATGAAATAATGATGTTTCAAGAATTCAAGAAAACATACAAATTGGAAAAAGAGGATATTGATGAACAAATATACAATACCGTTTATATTACAACCTCTTTAATAATTTTTATTTTATTTACACTTATAGGATTAATCAGCATATTTACTTCAAAAATTTCGAAAATAGAGAAAAAACTTATAAATACCCAGAATAGATTAAATGAAAATCTATTAAAGATAAAAGATTCAAAAATACTTCTTCAAAATATAATTGATTCTATTCCTGCCGCAATTTTTTGGAAAGATACAAAAAACAGATACTTAGGCGTAAATAAGTATATTCTTAATAATGCAGGTTTCAAAAAACAAGAAGAGATGATAGGAAAAACAGATCATGAAATGCCATGGAAAGATGAGGAAGCGGAAGTTTTTATAGCAGATGACAAAGCCATAATTGAAAGTGGCGAAGCAAAACTTCAAATAGAAGAAGAGTTAACACAAAAAAACGGCACTACAATAGAAGTTATAACCTCAAAAGTTCCTTTAAAAAACAGTAAAAACGAGATTATCGGTATACTTGGAATTTTTATGGATATAACAGAAAAAAAAGAGATGGAAAAAATGTTAACTCAAAAAAACCAAATGCTGACTCAGCAATCAAAAATGGCAGCTTTGGGAGAAATGCTGGAAAATATAGCACATCAATGGAAACAACCTCTATCTTTGATTTTAAGTACAACAACGGGAATAAAATTAAAAAAAGAGTTTAATCAGCTAGATGATGATTTTTTATTTGAATCAATAGAAAATATTATAAATTCAGTTGAACATATGAATCAAACAATGAACGATTTTAGATACTATTTCCAAGTTGACAAGGCTCCAAGATATTTTAATTTTGAAAAAGTTGTAGATAAAGCCCTGCTTTTAGTTCAGTCAAAATTAAAAAATCATTCAATAGAAGTTATAAAAAATATTTCGGCAAAAGACATTTACGGGCTTGAAAACGAGTTTATCCAGGTTTTAATGAATATCTTAAGCAATTCAATCTATATCTTAGAAAAAGAAGAGTCTGAAGATAGATTTATTTTTATAGAATCAAAAGAGCTTAAAGAACCTTCAAAATACATAGAAATAAAAATCTATGACAACGCAGGAGGAATTCAAAAAGAGATTATTGATAAAGTCTTTGATGCACACTTTACGACAAAAGGAGAAGAAGGTACGGGTATAGGTCTTTATATGTCCGAACAAATAATATGTAACCATATGAAGGGTTTAATTAAAGTCTCAAATAAAGAGTTTACATACAAAAATATAGAGTGCAAAGGTGCAGAATTTACTATTACTATACCCTCGGAAAAATATAATTAA
- a CDS encoding HD domain-containing protein: MFSQEKYLKALNFAAKAHKEQKTPYGLPYLTHLTSVAMEVIHACEESKLEIEKSDLAISVALLHDTIEDTNITYDDLYNEFDAKIAEGVEALTKDFSLSKKDQMADSINRLMSQPYEVQMVKLADRITNLQKPPESWDNLKILNYHKEAKFILSCLKNCNVYLSKRLEDKINNYIVYIN; this comes from the coding sequence ATGTTTTCACAAGAAAAATATTTAAAAGCTTTAAATTTTGCGGCAAAAGCCCATAAAGAACAAAAAACTCCTTACGGTTTACCTTATTTAACTCACTTAACTTCAGTTGCAATGGAAGTAATTCATGCTTGCGAAGAGTCAAAACTAGAGATTGAAAAAAGTGATTTAGCTATAAGTGTTGCTTTATTGCATGATACAATAGAAGATACGAATATTACTTATGATGATTTATATAATGAGTTTGATGCCAAAATAGCTGAGGGTGTAGAAGCTTTAACAAAAGATTTTAGTTTGTCAAAAAAAGATCAGATGGCAGATAGTATAAATAGGTTAATGTCACAACCTTACGAAGTACAGATGGTAAAACTAGCAGATAGAATAACAAACTTACAAAAGCCGCCTGAAAGCTGGGATAATTTGAAAATACTCAATTATCATAAAGAGGCAAAATTTATTTTGTCTTGCTTGAAAAACTGTAATGTTTATTTATCAAAAAGATTAGAAGATAAAATTAATAACTATATTGTTTATATAAATTAA
- a CDS encoding 3'-5' exonuclease → MKSRPLNTFTLKLVEKLKKAPIAFEEFLDELKQNKERFFDSPELEFELLLTNGFPLEIENDKVYLKTTRTLIEEQTFCIVDIETNGSQVSKGHQIIEIGAVKLKGGQIIDKFESLVYAKSIPEYIQEVTNITPEMLEDAPTLKAVLKEFKLFLEDDVFVAHDIKFDYNFVSNSFKKYDLGVLENRKLCTINLAKRTIKAEKYGLGFLKELLHINIENHHRAYSDALSTAYLLKEAFSRLDSSIKTVEDLIYFSKNANPVMPKVKADNGKKKEKRKEEE, encoded by the coding sequence TTTCACTTTAAAATTAGTAGAAAAATTAAAAAAAGCTCCCATAGCTTTCGAAGAGTTTTTAGACGAGCTAAAACAAAACAAAGAGAGATTTTTTGATTCTCCTGAATTAGAGTTTGAATTGCTTTTGACAAATGGTTTTCCTTTGGAAATTGAAAATGACAAAGTCTATTTAAAGACTACAAGAACATTAATTGAAGAGCAGACTTTTTGCATAGTCGATATTGAAACAAACGGTTCTCAGGTAAGTAAAGGGCATCAAATAATCGAAATAGGTGCGGTAAAACTAAAAGGCGGTCAAATAATCGACAAATTTGAATCTTTGGTTTATGCCAAAAGTATACCTGAGTATATACAAGAGGTTACTAATATTACTCCAGAAATGCTAGAGGATGCTCCTACTTTGAAAGCTGTTTTAAAAGAGTTTAAACTTTTTTTGGAAGATGATGTTTTTGTTGCCCATGATATAAAATTTGATTATAATTTTGTATCGAACTCTTTTAAAAAGTATGATTTGGGAGTTTTGGAAAATAGAAAATTATGTACGATAAATCTTGCAAAACGAACAATAAAAGCGGAAAAATACGGTTTAGGATTTTTAAAAGAGCTTCTTCATATAAATATAGAAAATCATCATAGAGCATATAGTGATGCTCTTAGTACGGCTTATCTTTTAAAAGAGGCTTTTTCTCGTCTGGACAGTAGTATAAAAACAGTAGAAGATTTAATATACTTTTCAAAAAATGCAAATCCTGTTATGCCTAAAGTAAAGGCTGATAACGGAAAGAAAAAAGAGAAAAGAAAGGAAGAAGAGTAA